A region from the Triticum aestivum cultivar Chinese Spring chromosome 3D, IWGSC CS RefSeq v2.1, whole genome shotgun sequence genome encodes:
- the LOC123077325 gene encoding uncharacterized protein, which produces MKILESPLMGEFIGYLKSNWGGNSRVSQRRRRLRQLVAMVRGVADAAEARAAVRGSSLHRWLQLLRKEALRGQQVLDATTDPSAVVGSAKKFLAGLKSLFVCSAEVDRLTDAVDALERLAGPGADLDIFLKVLRLDVAMDVDDAAAAPAPAGPFSAAHYVDQGSYSVATAPGAKRKRAGSSGVDQAGDADGEAASHSHGRGVLDRAYRHKRRALACKRHTGFFPPPAGPDRSVAVAMAMARVRRRIGTPSLGRPFSRISLE; this is translated from the coding sequence ATGAAGATCCTCGAGTCGCCCCTCATGGGCGAGTTCATCGGCTACCTCAAGTCCAACTGGGGCGGCAACTCGCGGGTGAGCCAGCGCCGGCGCCGGCTGCGGCAGCTGGTGGCGATGGTGCGCGGGGTGGCGGACGCCGCCGAGGCCCGGGCGGCGGTGCGGGGCAGCTCCCTCCACCGCTGGCTGCAGCTGCTGCGGAAGGAGGCGCTGCGCGGGCAGCAGGTGCTCGACGCCACCACCGACCCCTCCGCCGTCGTCGGCTCGGCCAAGAAGTTCCTCGCGGGACTCAAGTCCCTCTTCGTCTGCAGCGCCGAGGTGGACCGCCTCACCGACGCCGTCGACGCGCTCGAGCGCCTCGCCGGCCCCGGCGCCGACCTCGACATCTTCCTGAAGGTGCTCCGGCTCGACGTCGCCATGGAcgtcgacgacgccgccgccgctccggccccGGCTGGCCCCTTCTCGGCCGCGCATTACGTGGACCAGGGCAGCTACTCCGTCGCCACCGCGCCCGGCGCCAAGAGGAAGCGCGCGGGGAGCTCCGGCGTCGACCAGGCCGGGGACGCGGACGGCGAGGCCGCGTCCCACTCCCACGGCCGGGGCGTCCTCGACCGCGCGTACCGGCACAAGCGCCGGGCCCTGGCGTGCAAGCGGCACACCGGCTTCTTCCCTCCGCCGGCGGGGCCAGACCGCTCCGTGGCGGTGGCGATGGCCATGGCCAGGGTGCGCCGCCGCATCGGGACGCCGAGCCTCGGGCGGCCCTTCTCCAGGATCTCCTTGGAGTGA
- the LOC123077326 gene encoding ARF guanine-nucleotide exchange factor GNOM-like, with protein sequence MREPPPPSPSPSASRAAMACVVTSEVATVLAIMRRNVRWAAGGDDDPLDHPLITGLKSLRRAAATWSPRRWRDVEPLLYLGPFLDVVRSDEAGAPATGAALSSLHKVLSLDLVGPDAPGADRAMAAVVEAVAGCRFEVTDAASEEAVLARALQVLLACVRGRAAPALSNRHVCDIVNTCRLTRS encoded by the coding sequence ATGCgggaaccgccgccgccgtcgccgtcgcccagcGCGTCACGCGCGGCCATGGCGTGCGTGGTGACGTCGGAAGTCGCCACGGTGCTCGCCATCATGCGCCGCAACGTCCGCTGGGCAGCCGGCGGCGACGACGACCCCCTCGACCACCCTCTCATCACGGGCCTCAAGTCCCTCCGCCGCGCCGCGGCTACGTGGAGCCCGCGCCGGTGGCGGGACGTGGAGCCGCTCCTCTACCTCGGCCCCTTCCTCGACGTCGTCCGCTCCGACGAGGCCGGCGCGCCCGCCACGGGCGCCGCGCTCTCGTCCCTCCACAAGGTGCTCTCCCTCGACCTCGTCGGCCCCGACGCGCCCGGCGCGGACCGGGCCATGGCCGCTGTCGTGGAGGCCGTCGCGGGGTGCCGCTTCGAGGTCACCGACGCGGCGTCGGAGGAGGCCGTCCTGGCCAGGGCGCTGCAGGTGCTGCTCGCCTGCGTGCGCGGCCGCGCGGCGCCCGCGCTCTCCAACCGCCACGTGTGCGACATTGTCAACACTTGCAGGCTGACTCGCTCTTGA